In Candidatus Margulisiibacteriota bacterium, a genomic segment contains:
- a CDS encoding VOC family protein has translation MNPVVHFEMPAEDRKRMADFYTKAFGWETKQLGPEMGDYILVTTTETDEKGFPKEPGRINGGFFQKTNDMPAQYPSVVIAVADVKNAMKKVEGAGGKVLGEPMEIPGVGLYVSFVDTEGNRVSILQPSPM, from the coding sequence ATGAATCCGGTAGTACATTTTGAAATGCCTGCAGAAGACAGAAAACGTATGGCAGATTTCTACACAAAAGCTTTTGGCTGGGAAACTAAGCAGTTAGGGCCTGAGATGGGAGATTATATTCTTGTTACCACCACTGAGACAGACGAAAAGGGTTTCCCCAAAGAACCTGGCAGGATCAACGGCGGATTTTTTCAAAAAACAAATGATATGCCCGCACAATACCCATCCGTGGTTATTGCAGTAGCTGATGTCAAAAATGCGATGAAAAAAGTTGAAGGAGCGGGAGGGAAAGTGTTGGGTGAACCGATGGAAATACCAGGGGTCGGACTATATGTGTCATTCGTTGATACGGAAGGCAACAGGGTAAGTATATTACAGCCAAGTCCAATGTAA
- a CDS encoding carbonate dehydratase: MITKNPEGKLPQISKNSFVHPSAVIIGNVNIGKNVFIGPYAVIRADELQSSIIIGDNSNVQDGVIIHALSKTTVKVGMKTSLSHGCLIHGPCNIGNNCFIGFKSIIFKATIMDDVFIEHSALIENVEIAANSKIGSSSTIKTSNSDEIKPIDKQSIEFKQKVLDANNYLVAGYRIG, from the coding sequence ATGATAACTAAAAATCCGGAAGGCAAACTTCCTCAAATATCGAAAAACTCATTTGTCCATCCTTCGGCAGTAATTATTGGCAACGTGAATATTGGCAAGAATGTTTTTATTGGTCCTTATGCAGTAATAAGAGCCGATGAGTTGCAAAGCTCCATTATCATCGGGGACAACAGCAATGTTCAAGATGGAGTCATTATTCATGCTCTTTCAAAAACTACCGTGAAAGTCGGCATGAAAACCTCGCTATCCCATGGATGCCTTATTCACGGACCCTGCAACATCGGAAACAATTGTTTCATAGGATTTAAATCGATTATTTTCAAGGCAACTATTATGGATGATGTTTTTATTGAACATTCGGCTTTGATTGAAAATGTAGAAATAGCTGCTAATAGTAAAATAGGATCGTCATCAACAATTAAAACAAGTAACTCTGATGAAATTAAACCTATTGATAAACAATCCATTGAATTTAAACAAAAAGTATTGGATGCAAATAATTATTTAGTAGCCGGTTATCGGATTGGTTAA